GCGTGAGGTATTTATTAATACTCCATACCCCTTTGAAGAAATATAAAAAGGCATGGGCGCATGACTAAACCCGAGATCGCCCAAGGGTGAAGGATGATAATCCCCAGAACTGCCAGAAACCCCACTGCTTGTTCTTATTTCCCTACGACAGGCACTTTGTTCAAATGTATTTATCTGTAAGCCGAAACCATAGATTTTTTCTGATTTATCTATTTTAAATTCAGCCACGGTTCCTTTGGAAATCCGGCTGAATTTAATTTCATCTACAGGGAAAGGAGCCTTTTCCTGATCAGGCATCTTTGTCAAAGCTGCTGAAGCAGCTTCCTTGAAGTCAGTCGGCCTGTACTTCTCAGGTGAGCCATAAGAGACTTTCCATACTCCTGGAGCAATTTTTGTTACTTCCTGGGCATTGGCGTAAACCATCACAACCCATGACAACAGCAGAACAGAAAAAATATTCCGAATTTTATTCATCTTACTTATCCTTTTATAGACTCGACATTGTGCATTCATCATAATTTACTGACTGATCTTCAGGAAAGCCACACCATGATAGGGAACATCTATTTCAAAATTATTTTCAAATTCTCCTAGATCTTTTTGCCGCCATACATCCCTTACTTTATATTTTCCTTTAATTCCCAGTTCTGATGGATTAATCAACATTTTCTGAGTAGTTTTAACATCTGAAGAATTCCAGAAAAAATAATTACTTACCTCCGATTTTTTATTCGTTTCCTTTGGATAATTAAACAATCCTACAGCTTTTTCATGATCAGCCAGATCCTTCAGCAGGATTAATCCATGTTCATCGTTTTTAATTATTTTAGCCTGATGGCCAAGCGTATCCTGGTCGATATCAATAACCTCGTTATTGCACAATACATTTAAGGTAAAAGGATCCAATTTTGCCATGTCACCGCTAAAAAACAAA
The genomic region above belongs to Bacteroidota bacterium and contains:
- a CDS encoding alpha-galactosidase — encoded protein: EPSKTVEDMQAPYKLMWNEVRKLKRDVVFNLCQYGMGQVWKWGGEVGNSWRTTDDLGAAANTNNLPGFYLIGLSNAEHWEYAHPGAWNDPDYILIGYIGSGNQSKKTVLTPNEQYAYMSMWSLMAAPLFFSGDMAKLDPFTLNVLCNNEVIDIDQDTLGHQAKIIKNDEHGLILLKDLADHEKAVGLFNYPKETNKKSEVSNYFFWNSSDVKTTQKMLINPSELGIKGKYKVRDVWRQKDLGEFENNFEIDVPYHGVAFLKISQ